A stretch of Mycobacterium sp. ELW1 DNA encodes these proteins:
- a CDS encoding helix-turn-helix domain-containing protein, whose protein sequence is MDSYTADERKAHGKKLARARTALDDASRIAQNLARSAHNEGVPETQIAAELGVTRMTVRKWLGKQ, encoded by the coding sequence ATGGATAGTTACACCGCCGACGAACGTAAAGCACACGGTAAGAAGCTCGCCCGCGCACGCACAGCACTGGACGACGCCTCGCGGATCGCCCAGAACCTAGCCCGATCCGCCCACAATGAAGGCGTCCCCGAAACGCAGATCGCCGCCGAGTTGGGGGTGACCCGCATGACGGTGCGTAAATGGCTCGGCAAGCAGTAG
- a CDS encoding recombinase XerD, with translation MANQLRVNWPADRLCNSCFYTAMRTHGICPSCGHDGVLPGRVNHTDPRPVCLSCAGISGNYRCATCHAEGQLYRGGQCARCALRDDLTELMVDGAADPMTMGTIVTVLCAVDRPESILSWKRSPTVRALLTGLADGDIPLSHDGLDAAGQSRQVSHLRSLLEHNGLLSQRDEPLARFQTWLACKLDATREPAVRAPVEQFATWHHLHRLRRNSQPGQTSHGPTHSARQEINETLKFLTWLYETHHRTAATCRQQDIDEWLATGPTTRTKIRTFVVWANKSNINAALRLDAPPARSSRLLTQDQRLAWIKELLDGDAESLSYRVAGTLLLLYAQPLTRIVALPTAAVVIDTEGTRISLGAEPVPVPEPFADMLKDHLRDRPNLRTAGGMVTNPWLFPGHRAGKHLDPHTMMMALRTLGVNLLGARNSALGNLVAEIPPPVVAHLLGYSHNCTQRHAQLAGQPWSRYVT, from the coding sequence ATGGCCAACCAGTTGCGCGTGAACTGGCCCGCTGATCGACTGTGCAACAGCTGCTTCTACACCGCGATGCGCACCCACGGCATCTGTCCCAGCTGCGGGCACGATGGCGTGCTACCCGGCCGCGTCAACCACACGGATCCTCGACCGGTATGCCTGTCATGCGCCGGTATCTCCGGCAATTACCGATGCGCAACCTGCCACGCTGAAGGTCAGTTGTATCGGGGCGGGCAATGCGCTCGCTGCGCGCTTCGCGACGACCTCACTGAACTGATGGTCGACGGCGCCGCCGATCCGATGACCATGGGCACCATCGTGACAGTCCTCTGCGCGGTTGACCGACCCGAAAGCATCCTCTCGTGGAAGCGCTCCCCCACCGTTCGGGCCCTGCTGACCGGCCTGGCCGATGGGGACATCCCGCTCAGCCATGACGGTTTGGACGCCGCCGGGCAAAGCAGACAGGTCTCGCATCTGCGCAGCCTGCTCGAGCACAACGGTCTACTATCGCAACGCGATGAACCTCTCGCGCGTTTCCAGACCTGGCTGGCCTGCAAACTCGACGCGACCCGGGAACCAGCCGTTCGAGCCCCCGTCGAACAGTTCGCTACCTGGCATCATCTGCACCGCCTACGCCGAAACTCACAGCCTGGGCAGACCTCCCATGGCCCAACACATTCGGCCCGACAGGAGATCAACGAGACACTCAAGTTCCTTACCTGGTTGTATGAAACCCATCACCGGACCGCGGCCACCTGCCGACAGCAAGACATCGACGAGTGGCTAGCCACCGGGCCGACAACCCGTACCAAGATCCGCACGTTCGTCGTGTGGGCCAACAAGAGCAATATCAACGCCGCGCTGCGCCTCGATGCCCCACCGGCCAGGAGCAGCCGCTTGCTCACCCAAGATCAGCGGCTGGCATGGATCAAGGAACTCCTCGACGGCGACGCGGAATCACTGTCCTATCGTGTCGCGGGCACACTGCTGCTGCTCTACGCCCAACCCTTGACGAGAATCGTCGCCCTGCCGACGGCGGCGGTTGTCATCGACACAGAGGGGACGCGCATATCGCTTGGGGCGGAACCTGTCCCAGTGCCCGAACCCTTCGCCGACATGCTCAAGGACCACCTGCGCGACCGGCCCAACCTTCGAACCGCCGGGGGCATGGTCACCAACCCATGGCTATTCCCCGGCCACCGTGCCGGCAAGCACCTCGATCCACACACCATGATGATGGCGCTGCGCACCCTGGGTGTCAACTTGCTCGGAGCGCGCAACTCCGCCCTGGGCAACCTCGTCGCCGAGATACCCCCTCCCGTAGTAGCCCACCTGTTGGGCTACAGCCACAACTGCACCCAGCGACACGCCCAACTGGCTGGTCAACCATGGTCGCGATACGTCACGTAG
- a CDS encoding helix-turn-helix transcriptional regulator, with protein sequence MKRQVDYAWRLAEIMAAHGMHNSTDLMPRLAERGIELSRPQVYRIVHQRPERMSLQLLAALCDIFGCGLEDLLTVTATDVRRKKAASSTTTAPPNVVALNKSVRPRRARVIRNDD encoded by the coding sequence GTGAAACGACAAGTCGACTATGCCTGGCGGCTGGCCGAAATCATGGCCGCCCATGGCATGCACAACAGCACCGACCTGATGCCGCGGCTCGCCGAACGCGGTATCGAGCTGTCCCGGCCCCAGGTGTATCGAATCGTCCATCAACGGCCCGAACGGATGTCACTGCAACTGCTGGCTGCCCTGTGCGACATCTTCGGCTGCGGCCTCGAGGACCTCCTCACCGTCACCGCGACCGACGTCCGCCGCAAGAAGGCCGCCTCGTCGACGACGACTGCGCCCCCGAACGTGGTCGCACTGAACAAGTCGGTGCGTCCACGGCGGGCCCGTGTGATCCGCAATGACGATTGA
- a CDS encoding evbL: MGHNEMLEPATAAGAPIGQAITLFMLHPETFAESVAAGYENPFSGYVAGRGGVLGEATGVAVSSVFVIFEPNLLCSLWEEGIAVRPAAEAAKLYWDQTAGFARKYLAGAQGLDRLAVLGEKITAVTPDAGLPLYAGWRRMPLANDAPARAMQVMFILRELRAGVHFSILTNSGISPVEAHMLNKGHDYAAMFGWPEPFANGADKADLYAAVEQQTNRRMAAILAVALDGNEAAELARLSSGALDSLKIVVPA; the protein is encoded by the coding sequence ATCGGCCACAACGAGATGCTGGAACCCGCCACGGCTGCGGGCGCCCCGATCGGGCAAGCCATCACTTTGTTCATGTTGCATCCCGAGACTTTCGCTGAAAGCGTGGCAGCCGGGTACGAGAACCCGTTTTCGGGATACGTCGCAGGCCGCGGCGGTGTGCTCGGTGAGGCCACTGGAGTCGCGGTCAGCTCGGTATTTGTGATCTTCGAGCCGAACCTCCTCTGCTCCCTATGGGAGGAAGGCATCGCTGTCCGCCCTGCGGCCGAAGCGGCCAAGCTCTACTGGGACCAAACAGCGGGCTTCGCCCGCAAGTACCTGGCCGGTGCGCAGGGGCTGGACCGCCTTGCGGTGCTGGGGGAAAAGATCACCGCGGTGACACCAGACGCAGGCCTGCCCTTATACGCCGGCTGGCGCAGAATGCCTTTGGCCAACGACGCTCCGGCGCGGGCGATGCAGGTGATGTTCATCCTCCGAGAGTTGCGGGCCGGCGTGCATTTCAGCATCCTCACCAATTCCGGCATTTCGCCCGTCGAGGCGCACATGCTCAACAAAGGGCACGATTACGCGGCGATGTTCGGCTGGCCGGAACCGTTCGCCAACGGGGCGGACAAAGCTGATCTCTATGCCGCTGTGGAACAACAGACAAACCGGCGGATGGCGGCGATTCTGGCGGTCGCCCTCGATGGAAACGAGGCCGCCGAGCTTGCTCGATTGAGTTCCGGCGCACTGGACTCGCTGAAGATTGTTGTCCCGGCGTGA
- a CDS encoding site-specific integrase, whose protein sequence is MPVDKSGRFYVVDSVPLLHPEAQTVQEMLDGWRNQQLCRNLAHDTIGQRIRLVERFLAYTNEFPWTWTAAMVEEFFSDLRAISRRRQSTIRGYQNALRMFCSYVSHPDYGWDRVCEQRFGTHPAQVFFEWNTAAHVQDNEQSPTKRAFTKNELQDFFDHADDQVALIAASARKGWLPAYRDAVMFKLAYSYGLRFNELRHLQTVDFARNPHGREFGRYGLVHVRYGKAKRGSPHKRRSVLTVFDWTPEVIADWLAHGQRCMDDGIDLFPSERGALVSEDTLLRRFRRYCNHLGLSAGLDLHSLRRSYATHLIEDGWDAKFVQDQLGHEHASTTALYTCVSSDFRIRTLRRVLDSTIEGALSSGEQEDT, encoded by the coding sequence TTGCCCGTCGACAAGAGTGGCCGTTTCTACGTCGTGGACTCCGTTCCGCTGCTTCACCCCGAGGCGCAGACGGTTCAGGAGATGCTCGACGGTTGGCGCAATCAGCAGTTGTGCCGCAATCTTGCGCACGACACCATCGGCCAGCGGATCCGGCTCGTCGAGCGGTTCCTGGCGTATACCAACGAATTTCCGTGGACCTGGACCGCGGCGATGGTCGAGGAGTTCTTTAGTGACCTGCGCGCGATATCGCGCCGCAGGCAGTCGACGATCCGCGGTTATCAGAACGCGTTGCGGATGTTCTGCTCGTATGTCAGTCATCCCGACTATGGCTGGGACCGAGTGTGCGAGCAGAGATTCGGTACCCACCCTGCCCAGGTCTTCTTCGAGTGGAACACTGCCGCACACGTGCAAGACAACGAACAGTCGCCGACCAAGCGGGCGTTCACCAAGAACGAGCTGCAGGATTTCTTCGACCACGCCGACGACCAGGTCGCGTTGATCGCCGCTTCTGCACGCAAGGGCTGGTTGCCGGCCTACCGCGATGCCGTGATGTTCAAGCTGGCCTACTCGTATGGGTTGCGTTTCAACGAACTTCGCCACCTGCAAACCGTCGACTTCGCCCGTAATCCACACGGGCGCGAGTTCGGACGCTATGGGTTGGTTCATGTCCGTTACGGCAAGGCAAAACGTGGGTCCCCGCACAAACGCCGCAGTGTGCTGACCGTCTTCGATTGGACGCCGGAGGTGATCGCCGATTGGCTGGCACACGGACAGCGGTGCATGGATGACGGCATCGATCTGTTTCCCAGCGAGCGCGGGGCGCTGGTGTCCGAAGATACCCTCCTGCGCCGGTTCCGCCGCTACTGCAACCACCTCGGGCTGTCGGCCGGGCTGGACTTGCACTCGCTGCGCCGCTCCTACGCCACCCACCTCATAGAAGATGGTTGGGACGCCAAGTTCGTCCAGGACCAGTTAGGCCATGAACACGCCAGTACCACAGCGCTTTACACCTGCGTATCCAGCGATTTCCGCATCCGCACGTTGCGCCGGGTGCTGGACTCCACCATTGAGGGCGCACTGTCGTCCGGCGAGCAGGAGGACACGTGA